In Arachis hypogaea cultivar Tifrunner chromosome 2, arahy.Tifrunner.gnm2.J5K5, whole genome shotgun sequence, a genomic segment contains:
- the LOC112759750 gene encoding ras-related protein RABC2a-like, with product MMSLSSGQISSSYDLSFKILLIGDSAVGKSSLLLSFISNSTEELAPTIGVDFKIKQLIVGGKRLKLTIWDTAGQERFRTLTSSYYRGAQGIILVYDVTRRESFTNLSEVWSKEVELYSTNQDCVKLLVGNKVDRVSERAVSRDEGSALAKELGCLFFECSAKTRENVESCFEELALKIMDAPSLLEEGSSTVKRNILKQKQEPQASQQSGGCCS from the exons ATGATGAGTTTATCTTCAGGTCAAATCAGTAGTAGCTATGATCTCTCATTCAAGatcttgttgattggtgattcaGCTGTTGGAAAAAGTAGCTTACTTCTAAGCTTCATCTCTAACTCTACTGAAGAACTTGCCCCCACAATTG GTGTTGATTTTAAGATCAAACAGCTCATAGTTGGTGGGAAGAGATTGAAACTAACAATTTGGGATACCG CTGGACAGGAAAGGTTTAGAACACTAACAAGTTCTTACTATAGAGGAGCTCAAGGGATCATTCTTG TTTATGATGTCACCAGGAGAGAAAGCTTCACAAATTTATCAGAAGTATGGTCCAAGGAGGTAGAACTCTATTCTACTAATCAGGATTGTGTGAAGTTACTAGTTGGAAATAAAGTTGACAGA GTTTCTGAAAGGGCTGTGAGCAGAGACGAGGGTTCAGCTCTTGCTAAAGAGTTGGGAtgtttgttttttgaatgtaGTGCCAAAACTAGAGAAAATGTGGAAAGCTGTTTTGAAGAGCTTGCACTAAAG ATAATGGATGCTCCTAGTCTTCTGGAAGAAGGATCAAGCACAGTAAAAAGGAATATTCTCAAGCAAAAACAGGAACCTCAAGCATCCCAACAAAGTGGTGGTTGTTGCTCTTGA